TTCCAAAACACCACACATAACGGTTATCAAATTGAAAGAGAGGTTCTTTGTGAAATCATGGTTAAATTATGCATGAACACATCCATGGATTGAAAGCATTTACACTAGAAATCGCCTCTATATTTCATTGAACCAATATATAAAAGATAAAACTCTATTTCGTTGTACGTACAACAACATATTAGAATATTGACAACTTGTTTTCATTACATTAAAATGACCACTGGAAGTAAGTCGCATAGCCACTACAGTCCTCGTGGAAGTGGAAGATCAATGGTTCTTTCTCCAATCCGAGATTCATCTGAGCCATGACTGGATAGAATAAAAAGTACAAATCAGTGAAATTCATGTATTTACCTAAGATATGACATCGAAATTAAACATCAGATATTTACCTAAGATAACTCAAAGCTGACATTCGATAGAGACAGGTAAAGACCAAGATATGCAACCCGATTGTGTAAAAGAATGCAAAAGTTCGGGCATACCTGCAAAACATAATATTATACCCtcttaatttatttatttttaaaaatacatGAAAGAGTAATACACTCGAGCAGTTACAGACGCAGATAAAAGTTAAAACAATATTGAGACCCATAAACAATATCATTTGGAAGAATGTACCAATGTATtgcaaaaaataaataaaaaattgctccataattaaataaaataccAAACAGATTAACACATCATGTAAGAAGGAGGAAGCAGAAACACAAGAGTATATCTAAAATAAGACAGAAGCGTACTTGTTACCGAGAAGAAATCGTCCACTGCTGAGTGTGATTCTGTCCCTGAATCCCAACTCCTTATATCTTTGATCTCTTTCCTAATTACATGTATGACAAATAAATAAGTGCAAAAACAAGGATTGCATGATATTAAAGAATGTGTTTCAAATCAGTTTCTTCTTATTTGGCTTTCTCTCACTCCCTGATCTGCTCCACTCTCTACCTGTCAGGTAAAGTGGGTAAAAAGAGGGGGAGATTTAAACAGAAGAACTCCTCATCGAGATAGTCCCTAGTACCAGTGTTCTATTGCTTTGACGTGAACTACTAACAGGTATATTGACGTCTGACAAATGGAAGTTCAGTCTTTCTCTATAGAAATAGTTTCCTTGTTATGTGAGAGTGTGTGTAATATTTTTACTACCCTGACATGAATATAAATACAATACTGGAGTCTGGAGGAAGAGGTATACATTCTCATTCACTTTGTTGGGTTTCCTTTCGATCCTTTTCTCTCCACACTTTCCATCAAAGACGTGACAGTCTTTGTTTCCAGAGCTGATTACTGGATATATTAGTGTTTCCTAATCTCATTAGTAAAACACTGAAGAGCTTATACTTTGGATAGAAGTTATTTTCCAGAGTTGTGAAGACAAGCTATCCGTGACATCCTCAACCTTAGTAGATAGAAGATTCTCATGAAGATTGTAATGTATGACCTAAGTTATCTTGGGAATATATATAGACTTTGAATGTGTCACTAagtatttaaagaaaaaataataatgtGGCACAAACAACAACCTTAAAAAGATAAAAAATGCTACACTTAGGATGTAATTGTGCGAAGAAAATGGCCCACCTTTTTTGAGAATGCAGCAAAAGGATTTATATCTTCCTCGTATATCTTCTTGTATTTAGATTCAACATCTGATGCAAAACCACTTTCAAGATCTTCTGCATACTGAGCATAAAATCACAAACAATATCTCAACTTCAAGATGAAAACTAGGTTATAATGTATAAAATAATTGAAGAAATAAATAGCATGGCGTTGCAATAAAGATAATGTACAACACCTTTTTAGAACCCCGAGAAACCACTTTCTCAACATTATAGTCTTGGACATAACGAATTTTTCCGTATAATTTAACATTATCTCCTTTGGTCTTTTCCAGCTCTGCTGTTAATACCCcaatcttctccttcaactgcCTTATTTCCTATTAAATGCAAAACATTCACCCATGTCCACCATCATATTAAATATAAAGTTTGATGGAAATAATGTGAAATAGAAAGGAAAAACAAATGAATGTCCTAAACCAGTATTACAAAGATAAACGCACCTCTTCTGTCTCTCTCAAGCGTGTCCTAAATCGATCTCTCTGACTACATATCACTTTAAGCATAGAGCTCTGATCTTGATCTAAGGCATGCCTTTGATCCATATTCTGATGCTGCAGAAGCAATGTAATCttaaaaatcaaattatttaGGTAAATGTTTCACCACAGGACAATAATTGTATCAGTTAACACTTAAAAGAAAGGCAACACAATGCAGAATAAAAATTTTAATGTGTAAACACTCACTACAAAACTATATGGTACAAGAATAAAATTATCAATGCTTCCCAAGATCATTAAAGACAACTAAATTGGTTTTATAAAGGGGAAAACAGTAATAAATCACCTCCGGGATACCACATCTCTTCAGTTGTTGAAATTATGGTATTTAACTTCTGCTGAAGATTATGTGCTTCACAAATAAGTAAAGTATGGTAAGAAAAGCATATTGGAAAATGAAATTCACCTCAGACA
The window above is part of the Lathyrus oleraceus cultivar Zhongwan6 unplaced genomic scaffold, CAAS_Psat_ZW6_1.0 chrUn1178, whole genome shotgun sequence genome. Proteins encoded here:
- the LOC127115132 gene encoding protein CASP, which gives rise to MDQRHALDQDQSSMLKVICSQRDRFRTRLRETEEEIRQLKEKIGVLTAELEKTKGDNVKLYGKIRYVQDYNVEKVVSRGSKKYAEDLESGFASDVESKYKKIYEEDINPFAAFSKKERDQRYKELGFRDRITLSSGRFLLGNKYARTFAFFYTIGLHILVFTCLYRMSALSYLSHGSDESRIGERTIDLPLPRGL